The sequence CTGCCAAAGACTTCGACGCATTTCAATATTCTACAATATATCCTCCGCAGCCTGTTGCGCTCCTGCATAAAAGCAAGGATGGAAAGTGGGGATTTTTCCAGACACCGTTTGTGAGGGGCTGGATAAAGATGGATAAGATTGCATTTGCAAACAAGAGAACTGACATAATTCCCAACTCCCAACTCCCAACTCCGAACCGTCTTGTAATCACAGGAAGCAGGGTAATGGTGTTTAGAGATAAGAAAAATAATGGGAATGCTGAAATTATTCCTATGGGAACCACATTTGTCCTGCAAGGCGAAGATAAAAATTATTGGATTGTCAAATTCCCTGAAAAAGATAAAGAGGGGCAACTCCAATGGATAGGCGCCTATATCAAAAAGAAAGCAGATACACACATCGGATATCTGGCCTACACAAAACGAAATGTAATAAACCAGGCATTCAAGATATTAGGAGAAGGTTATGGATGGGGAGGAAGGAATGGCCTGAGGGATTGCTCCAGCTTTATAAAGGATGTATTCGCGACAATGGGCATAATCCTTCCGCGGCACTCCAGCCACCAGGCTGCCTCCGGACAGGCGCTGCTAAGTCTTGATGAAGCAGCGCCCCCAGAAGATATAAAAAGGGCTCTCGATTCCGCAGTCCCCGGCATAACACTTTTGGGCCTAAGCGGCCATATAATGCTTTATCTCGGCAATATAAACGGAAGCTATTATAGCCTTCACCAGTTTTTCGGCTATCATGATAAAGACGGTTTTAGAACAGTAAATAAAGCCGTGGTAACAAATCTTGAACTCGGCAAAGGTTCAAAAATGGGCCCGATAAAAAACAGGATAAAGAGTGTAAATCTTCTGGTTTTGGCCGAAACAAACCCCGTTAGAAGTCTCTCTCCGAAGGAGACAAACCATCTTGATAAAGCAATAACATTATCACCAGGAACTTCTAACGGGGCAAATTGAATATGAGGCAGAAGGCTTTACAGTTTACAGTTTGTTGCTTACTGATCAGTGTCTCGTTTGCCGCTGAACCATCTAAAACCAAAAGCGAGGTTGTGAAGAAGGAAAAGCAACTGGAATCCCTGAAAAGAAAGATTGTAGAAAAAAAGAAGGGTTTAGAGTATAATGTCAAAAAAGAACATACTATCCTTGAGGGATTAGAAAGGCTCGACAAGGCCTTGTCTAAAAAAGAGGAAGACATGGCAAATATAGAAAACAGCCTTATGCGGTTAAAAGAGAAAACTCAAGATGTGGATGTCCATATCATTGAATTGGCGCGGGATAAAGAAAGACTCTCCGGGCTTATGATGCAAAGGCTGGCCGCTATGTATAAGATGAAAAAGGGGGGTATAGTAGAGTCTCTTTTTTCATCCAATCCTGTTAATGATATTGGCAGAAGATATAAATATATAAGTAAAATAGTAGAATATGACACTGACCTGTTAAAGGAGTACAAAGAGAATCAATTGCTTCTACAAACAGAAAAGGAGAGGCTTAATGAATTTGAGAAAGAGATGCTTTCGTTAAAAGACGAGATTAAACATAAAAAGAGCGGGGTGGAAGAGGAAAAAGATAAAAAGAGGACCCTTTTAAAAGACATAAGAAAGAAAAAGGATCTGCAGTTTGCAGCGATACGGGAAATGGAAGATGCATCCAAAGAGCTTCAATCATTTTTAGAGAGATTCAAGAATGATATAACCGGAGATGCCGCAAACAGTCATGGGGTCGGCTTTGCTGCTATGCAAGGGCGTCTGCCAATGCCTGTAAACGGGAAGATTGTTTCAATGTACGGAAAGGTAGAGCATCCTAAATTTCATACAATTACCTTTAATAACGGCATTGAGATAGAGGCCCGCTTGGGGACAGAGGTCAGGTCTGTATATAAAGGCAGAGTGGCATATTCAGGGTGGTTCAGAGGTTATGGAAAGGTTGTGATTATAGACCACGGCAACGGCTATTATACCCTGTTTGCCCGCCTTTCAAAGATTGTCAGGGATGTTGATTCCATCGTGGAGAAAGGCGATGTTATTGCGCTTGTGGGTGATACCGGACTAGTAAAGGAGCCGCATCTGTATTTTGAGGTAAGACAAAAGGGAATGCCGCTGGATCCGCTTAACTGGCTGGCATATAATACAAAACAAAAATAAGCTCATAGCTCATAGCTCATGGCTCATAGCTTTTACTATGAGCTATCAACTATCAGCCATCAGCTAAACTGGAGGGAATACATATCATGTTCAAAAAGATGAGGGGGAAGAGGCTTATTGCTCTGGCTGGAATGGCAGTGGTAATAAGTATTTTTTTATGGGGAATAAATCACAGGGTCTCCGCTGTATCTACAAAGGCATATGAGAATATAAGAATATTTACAGATGCTATCTCTATTGTGCAGGAAAATTACGCTGAGGAGGTAGACCCAAAGAATCTTATCTACGGCGCAGTAAAGGGGATGCTCCAGGGGCTTGACCCCCATTCATCCTTTATGGCCCCGGAGGAATATAAAGAAATGCAGGTTGAAACAAAGGGTAGCTTTGGGGGGATCGGCATAGAGATAGGCATTAGGGACGGCATATTGACAGTTATTGCCCCAATCGAAGATACCCCGGCCTTCATAGCAGGAATAAAGGCAGGAGACAGAATAGTAAAGATAGAGGACAAATATACCAAAGATATGAGTATAAATGACGCTGTAAAGTTGATGCGGGGGCCAAAGGGGGCAAAGGTTGCCATCTGGATATTGAGAGAGGGATTGAAGGACCCGCAGGAATTTTCAATTATAAGAGATATTATTACAATAAAGAGCGTAAAGTATAAATCTCTTGAGGAAGGGTTTGGTTATATCCGCATTTCGCAATTCCAGGAAAAGACTGCAAATGACATGGAAGATGCCTTGAATAAGCTTGGTTCTAAGGAGGGAAAACTTAAAGGGCTTATCGTTGATATGAGGAATAATCCGGGCGGACTTTTGCAGCAGGCTGTAGAGGTTTCGAATAAGTTTTTAGACAAGGGATTGATTGTATATACAAAAGGGAGGGTCCCCGGTCAGGATATGAGATTTGAGGCAAGGCCTGGAGGCGCTCACCCTCCGTATCCGATAATCGCCCTGGTTAATGGCGGGAGCGCAAGCGCTTCGGAGATTGTTGCAGGGGCGCTGCAGGATCACAAAAGGGCCGTAATACTTGGGACACAGACATTTGGCAAAGGGTCGGTGCAGACCATTATACCATTAAACGACGGTTCGGCTATAAGGCTTACCACCTCTAAATACTATACCCCCTCAGGCAGGTCTATTCAGGCCAAAGGCATTGAGCCTGATATAGTGGTGGGAGATGTTGTGACAAAAAACCATATAAAAGAAAAAGATCTGGAAAGACATCTTCAGGCAGAAGGCGGCGAACCTGTAAAGCCTGAAAAGGAGAAGAAGATAAAGATGGAAGAAAAAGCTGAAAAAGAAAAGGTAGAGGCAGAGGATGTCCAGCTTAAGAGGGCATTGGATTATCTGAAGAGCTGGTATATATTCCAGGGAATAGTTCAAAAGCCGTCATAAAAGACCTGAAAATGGCAAAGACAAGAAAAAGTAAAAGGGGGCCTTTGTTTTTAAAGGCCCTCTTTATTTTTGGCATTGCGCTGATTCTTTTCATTATCGCCCTTATGGGGTTTATTATATATTCTGATTATAACCCTCTCCCCCCTCAGGTAGCAAAGATAGACAAACCTCCGGCGCCGCCTGTCACGGTTCATATTCCAAAGGCTAAGGTTGCAATAGTTATAGATGATATGGGCCAGGATATAAGGCAGCTGCGGGATATATTGGAAATAGATGCGCCAATATCAATCGCTGTTTTGCCTTTTTTGCCATATTCAAAAGATATTGCAACAGAGGCAGGCTCAAAAGGCAGGGAGGTCCTCCTGCATCTTCCCATGGAGCCAAAGGATTCTAATAATAATGACCCAGGGAAAGGGGCGGTGTTTACAGATATGACCGAGGCTCAGGTTGCCGAGCAGGTTAGGAGGGATATAGAGGCAGTTCCATATATTACAGGCGTAAACAACCACATGGGGTCAAGGTTTACAGAGGATGAGAGATTGATGCGCATAGTGCTGAATATAGCAAAGACAAAAAACCTCTTTTTCCTGGACAGCAAGACCACCAGCAAATCTACCGGTTACAGATTGGCAAAGGGAATGGAGGTCAAAGCGGCAAGCAGGCAGGTGTTTCTGGATAATGAAGAGGACATAAATTATATAAAAGACCAGATACTTGAACTTGTAGAGATTGCAAAAAAAAGGGGCAGCGCAATTGCCATAGGCCATCCGCATCCATCTACAATTGCAGCCCTGAAAGAGATGATCCCCCTGCTTAATAAAGATGTGGATATTGTAACTGTTTCTTCGCTAATTGACAGTATAAAGGAATAATGGTAAAAAAATACAGGCAATAGGCAAGAGGCTATGGAAACGGGGCAAAACCTATCTTTCCTATCGCCTATAGCCTGTCTTAAGGGGGGGGTTGATGAGCATTCTTGTTGTTGGTTCTGTTGCATTTGATTCAGTTGAAACGCCGTTTGGGAAGGCAGACAATGTGCTTGGAGGGTCGGCAACCTATTTTTCAACATCTGCCAGTTATTTTTCTGAAGTTAAATTAGTGGCTGTAGTTGGTGAGGATTTTCCGGATGAGCATATTGATTTCCTGAAAAATAAAGGGGTGGATGTAAATGGCTTGAAAAGGGTGCAGGGAAAGACATTCCGCTGGCAAGGGAGTTATGACTATGATTTAAACGAAGCCCATACCCTTGCAACCCATCTGAATGTGTTTGAAAAATTCAAACCTGAGATACCATTGGCCTACCAAAATACACCGTATGTATTTCTTGCAAACATTGACCCTGTTATTCAATTAGATGTCCTTCTTCAGGTTGAAAAACCCAAATTTGTTGCATGCGATACAATGAATTTCTGGATAGAGGGCAAACCTCAGGACTTAAAAAGGCTTTTATCAAAGGTTGACCTCTTTGTTTTAAACGAAGGCGAGGCAAGGGAATTCGCCGGAGAGCCTAATCTGGTAAGGGCTGCAAAACAGATACTGTCGTACGGCCCGAAAACACTTATAATAAAAAGGGGGGAATACGGGGCGCTGATGTTTAATGGCAATTCCGTATTTTCCGCGCCGGCCTACCCGCTGGAATCAATATTTGACCCGACAGGCGCAGGAGACAGTTTTGCCGGGGGCCTGATGGGGTATCTTGCAAATACAGACGATACAAGCGAGGCCAATATAAGGCAGGCCATTATCTTCGGCAGCGTTATGGCGTCATTTAATGTGGAGGATTTCAGCCTGAACAGGATGAAAACATTGACTCTAAAGGAGATACATGACAGATACAGAGAATTTAAGCAATTGACCCATTTTGAGGATATATGATAATGACAAAAACAACCTCTAAAAACCACAGGGGGATGGCGATAGCCATCTCTTTTTTTTTATTATATGGCTGCGCGCCCTACACCGGTATCATCAAAGAAAATACTCGTCAACGTTCGGCTGAGTTCACGCCAAAGCCGGATTTTTATATAAATAATGTCCCATTCTTTCCGCAGAAAAGATATTATTGCGGCCCGGCCTCGCTTGCAAGCGTAATGAATTTTTATGGGGTCTCTGTATCAGAAGAAGAAATAGCAAAAGAGGTTTATAATCCGAAGCTCTCCGGCGCCCTCTCAATGGATATCCTGATATATGCAAAGGCAAAGGGATTTGATGCCTTCTATTACAAGAGAAGTCTGGAAGATATAAAAAAAGATATATCCATGGGAAGACCTGTAATACTGTTTTTAGACCTGGGCTACTTTTTCTACCCTATAAGGCATTATATAGTGGCCACAGGATATAATGATGAAATGGGTTATTTAATAGCCCATTCAGGCATGGAAAAGGATAAAATATTTTCTTACAAGGAAATACAATCAGCATGGGAAAAAACAGGGTTTGGAACAATTTTGGTTTTACCAAAGGGAAAGTGATGCATAAAATGAGGAGAGGTTATGGGCGATGGGCTATAGGCTACGGTTTTACTATTGCCCATTGCCTATTGCCTATTGCCTGTTTTATTCTTTGGGGTTGCGCAGGCCATCAGATAATCATCACCAAAGACCCTTTAAAGGCTGAGGAGCATATAAAACTTGCTCAGGTTTATGAAACAAAAGGGGAGATAGAACTCGCGGTCGAAGAATATAAAAAGATATTAGAAGAGGACAAGACAAACCCTATGGCATATTTTGGATTAGGTAATATATCTTATAAAAAGGGCAAATACACAGATGCAGAAAATTATTACAAAAAGGCAATAGCAACCGCCGATGCGGACGACCCAAGAAATGCCATGTTCTATAACAATCTTAGCTGGATATATATTGATACTAACAAAGAACTAAAACAGGCGGAAACCCTGACTCAAAAGGCCATGCTTTTAGATGATGAAGGGGGCCGCATATATCTTGATACGCTCGGCGTTATATATACAAAATTAAAAGAGTATGCAAAGGCCGAGGAGGCGCTGCTCTCTGCCTTAAAAAATGCGCCTGATGATAAAACCGCCTTAAGGCATATTAACATGCACCTCTTTGAACTTTACCGGACACAAGGCGCTAATGATAAAATGCGCGAAATAGCTGAACGGCTTAAAGGGCTTGATAAATGATAATTAAACCAAAAGATAGGCTTATATTCGCCCTTGATGTACCTTCTCTTCAGGAGGTAAAAAAATGGGTCAGGCTTCTTAAGGGATATGCCGGGGTATTCAAGGTCGGCAAGGAACTGTTCACAGCCTGCGGGCCAAAGGTTATAGATACAATACACCAAAGCAACGGCGAGGTGTTTCTTGATTTAAAATTTCATGATATCCCGAATACAGTCGCAAAGGCAGGGGCTGTTGCTGCCAGGCTTGGCGTAAAGATGTTCAATGTCCATACCCTTGGCGGTCTTGATATGATGAAGGCTGTCAGAAAAGCAGTAGATACAGCCTGTAAGAAAGATAACAGGCCTATTATCCTCGGCGTTACAATCTTAACAAGCATGAATGAAAAGGCAATGAAAGAGGTAGGCATACAGGGGCCTGTAAAAAAGAGGGTTCTCTATCTTGCGGGGCTGGCAAAAAAGGCAGGGCTTGACGGTGTTGTAGCATCGCCGTTAGAGGCTAAAGATATTAAAAGAAGGTTTGGAAAAGACTTTATCATAGTAACGCCCGGCATACGGATGCCCGACTCAAAACCAGATGACCAGAACCGCACTATGACGCCAAAACAGGCGATTGCCGCAGGCGCGGATTATATAGTGGTAGGCAGGCCGATAAAGGAGGCAAAAAAACCGGTTGAGGCGGCAAGAAGGATATTGGAAGAAATGCGATACAATGAAGCAAAAATCTAAAAGATTTGAAGCATCCACTAAAAAACTCCACAGGCTCATTGCCATCCTGCGTATGCTTGACAGCCGCGAAAGATGCACACTGAAAAAGCTTGCCGAGAAATTTTGTATTTCAACACGCACTATAGAAAGAGATATAGAAGACCTCAATTCAGCAGGGTTTTCCATTATCTTTGTCAAAGAAGAGAATACCTACAAATTTACCGACTCTGACTATACCTTAAGAGACCTTGACCTGAACAAAGATGAACTCGCCTTCATGCTTATCGGCAGGCAGTTTGCCCACAACCTCGGCAAGCCGTTTGAAAAGGCCTGCCAGTCGCTCCTAAAAAAGGCTCACAAAGATACCGGCATAAAAACCCGTGAACGAATAAAGGGGGTAGAGGAAAAGCCTCATTTCTGGGTGGGTATGGACCAGATGGAGGAATTTGAAACAGTTGAAAAACAGTATAATGCAATTAACGAGGCAATGGACAGAAAGCAAGAGGTTGAAATCTTATATAAAGCTATGAAAAACCAGGAAGAGACCAGAAGAAACATTGCGCCATATGTCCTATTTTTCCATGAAGGACTCTGGTATGTCATCGGATACTGCCATCTCCGCAACGAAATAAGATTCCTCGCCTTGGATTGCATTAAAGAAATCAAAATAACCAATGACTCCTATACTATCCCGGATGATTTTGATATCAACGAATATTTTAAGCCGGGCTGGCGCATGAGGCGATATGGCGCTCCTGTGGAAGTGGTTTTGAAATTCTCGGAACGCTATGCCCGATGGATAAAGCGCAGAAAGTGGCATCCCACACGGGTCATAGAGGAGCAGAAAGACGGTTCTATTATCTTTAAGGTAAAGGTGGAGGGAACAGTTGAACTCAAATGGTGGATATATCACTGGATACCGCATGTTGAGGTATTGTCTCCGCCAGAACTTAAACAAGAGATGATTGAGGAGATGAGGGGGATGCTGGAGGTTTATGAGAAGAATGCCTGATGCCTTTTCAAGCATATTGACATACATTGTAATTTAATGTAATATATTGACATACAAGGAGGTGATTTTGCATGCCTACCATTCAAAAAAGTCTAAGGATGCCGGAAGAAATAATAAAAGAGATAGAAGACCTCTCAAGAGATTCTGCAATGGATTTTACCGCTGCAGTCAATGAACTTCTTGAGGAAGCGCTCAAGATGCACCGCTGTCCCGGCGTAGTATTTACTGAAGGCACGAGCGGAAAGAGGGCGAGGATTGCCGGCGCCGGCATTGAGGTATGGGAGGTTGTTGCAGCCTACAAAAGTGTTGGAGAGGATTTTAAGAGACTAAAAAAAACATATCACTGGCTTACAGACCAACAACTTAAAACTGCCATAGGATATTACAGGCTTTATCCTGAAGAGATAGATGCTATCGTATCTGAAAATGAAGGCTTAACCCAGAAAGAGATTCAAAGAAAATATCCATTTCTTTCGGCAGGCAAACAGTGAAGTATTATCTTGATGAAGATTTAAGCCCTAATATTGCAGAAATCCTGAAAAAACAGGGTATAGACGCAGTAAGCGTCCATGAAATTGAGATGACAGGGGCAAGCGACCTTGAACAACTTGAATATGCGGCTTCTAAAAAACGGTGCATGGTAACACGCAATAGAAACGATTTTATCCGTCTTACTGTCCAGTTTTTCAACGAAAACAGACCTCACTTCGGCGTCTTGATCGTGCCATACTCTTACCCGGGAGACAGATTAAGCTCCATAGCAGATGCCCTCAAGCGATACGCCTTGAATCATAAAGACGGAATGTCATCTTACGGCATAGATTTTATTTAGGGTTTCATAAGCGCTTCTTTCTAAACACAAGCGCCATAAGGCTGTCGGTTGGGTGGTATGTTATAAATAAAAATGTGGGAAGGTGTCCAATAAATACCCAATAAATAATTGTCACTAATCTGACGCTCTTTTTGAGGATTACCTGACGCTTAGTTATGGTATAATAACGCGCCGTGTTTATAAATGAGCAACGAGTGCCTCTATTGAGGTAATGCTATTTTGGCGGTATTCTTCCTTTACCTGCACTCGATGTCCATTTATGGTTTGCTTCCCAGCAACCAGTTTTGAAAACGGCTGGCCTTTCGCGAAAGCAACGACGCCGGTTGTTTGGAAGTCCCTAATTTCGACGAAACCGTTTCCAATCATATCAAATGTAAAAATGTCCGGGTTGGTTTTTATCAAGCTTTCAATGTCGCGCTGAATAGCATTTAGCACTGCTGCATACGCTGTGGCCGCTCCCACCATATACTGTGTCAGGCGATTTTTTGCAATTAGATGCACCTTGGGTAGTGCCCGATTTGCTGCCCTGAGTTTTGTAGCGAAGGCATAGGACGAATATATCTCGGAAGGCAGCTTTAACCCGTAAATAAGCGAAAAAGCGTTTTGGATTGCTCGACGTGAAGAGTCATCTGCCATCACTGGCAAAATGATCCTATCCGTTGTTGCGAGGGCAATCTGTGTGTAAAGAGAAAAGCTAGGATTACAGTCCATAAAAACAGTGTCGTACTCGTTATTGAGTTGATCTAAAAAAATCTTTAACCAATCAATAACCGCAAGCCATGCATTTACCCCCGGTATGTTCCCATTGGCCAATGTGTTGACGGCGTTGGCTTGTAGCTCTAGCAGCGGATCACCGCACACCAAATCGATATTAGAAGAGATTGCCCCGTTGTACTCGCTAGGCTTGGTGATGAAGTCCTGGGCATTGAACGCGGGTGGTGCATACGGTGATGGAAGACGGAGCTGAAAGTACCCACCCAAGCTGCATCGCGGTACACGCCCCTGTCGCTCAAGCAATTTCTCGCTCCCACTGTGGTTCAACCCGCCCAAAAACAACTCAGACAAATTTGCCTGTGGACAAATGTCTATGGCCAAAACCCTCTTGGTTGGATACTTCTCTGCGTACCTCACGATTGATTGAAATGCCAAGCTTGTCTTGCCTGTACCACCTTTGTTATTCCAAAAAGCGTATTTCATGTCCATGTTTTTCTCCTTATAGTTTATTTTATATAGGACAATTCAGTGTCCATAATTAGCATAATACAGAAAAATAAGGATGTTGTCAAGTCTAAAATAGACCTATTGGTGTAACATAATATATAAATCATATATAGAAGCGACAGTGTCAGGTCTCTATGGACTGTTGCCCAAATATATTTATCTTCCAAATTGCTGTTCTTTTGTGTCATTCCCACGGGGAGCAATGAGTGACCGTCTTCTTTGCAACCAATGATATGGAGGGGCTTGACCACGCTTCACTCAGGCGGTTTAAGTTTAAGATAGAGTTCAGACCGCTTACGCCTGATGGGAATCTGCGTTTTTATAGCTCATTATTAAAAGAATTGCCGAAAGGAGAATTGTCAGAAGAAGAAATCAGCGTGTTAAAGTGTACAAAAAATCTTACCCCTGGCGACTTTGCTGTGGTAAAGGATCAGATGTCTTTTGCAGACCCTTCGGCCATTACCCATAAGATGATGATAGAGGCGCTGGCCAATGAGGTTAGATATAAGAAGGAAGCAAAAGTGGTGGGGTTTTAGCTGTAAGTTTTAAGCCTTATCTCCGGCTTCAAAATCCTGTTTCACCCTATCCAGCGCAGTCTTATCAGCAATCAGCTCCGCTGCTGTCAATGCCAGGCATTTTGCCCCTTCCATAATGGCGTTTTTGCCGTCCTCTGTAATTGTCGCATCTGCAAATTCCCTTGTATGGATATTTATATCCCTCCTGAGAAGTATGTGCGGATGGATTGTAGGCAAGATATGAGATACATTGCCGATGTCAGATGAGCCTGCATTTTTATCCAGAGGGAGATCATCTTCCTGAAAGCCAAGGGATTGCATCTGCCTTCTGTATATGTCCGCAAATGCCTTGTTCATCTTTAACGGCGCATTCATATCAGCGCCTTCTTCTATAACCAATTGACAGCCTGTTGCCGATGCAGCGCCTCTTGCGCAATTTAAGACCCTTTCTTTTACAGAATAAAGCTCGTCTAAATCCTTTGCCCTGACATAAAAACTGGCAGAGGCCTTTTCAGGGATTATATTTGGCGCTGCGCCTCCCTCGGTTATAATGCCGTGAATCCTTACATCGCCTCTCAACTGCTGTCTCATGGCATTTATGGAATTAAAGGTCTGGATAACAGCATCAAGAGCATTTATACCCTCTTCAGGATATGCAGATGCATGGCTTGCCTTGCCTTTGAAATGAAGATTAAGCCTGATTAGGCCAAGAAAAATCCTTGACACCATCCGCTTTGAAGACGGATGCGCCATCATTGCTGCATCAAGCCCTTCGAATACACCCGCCTTTATCATGGCAATCTTCCCTACACCAATCTCCTCTGCAGGCGTGCCAAGCACAACTATGCTTCCGCCTATCTTTGAAATCACATTTGAAACCGCAATGGCAGCGCCGATGGACGCAACACCTGAGATGTTATGGCCGCAACCGTGTCCTATTTGTGGTAGCGCATCCATCTCCACAAGAAGGGCAATTGCAGGCCTTTTGCTGCCAAAACCGGCGTTAAATGCGGTCTCAAGTCCGGCGACATTCTTATAAACCTTAAAACCGGATTCTTCCAATATGGAAATACAGGCAAGAGAGGTTTTATATTCT is a genomic window of Deltaproteobacteria bacterium containing:
- a CDS encoding SH3 domain-containing protein, translated to MKIVKIILFTIMLILPCLRLEASVYLPIYKASFWIGRLGNPDESILTPVQIEKMNNTILDENDEMANVTELGDTVSRQDLIEWLFEDPIPQDKEMFDRKGRVIKGNFYKDVMDNINTTGITESNGLIFGAITKKADIRAFPTDEPVLKSPSAKDFDAFQYSTIYPPQPVALLHKSKDGKWGFFQTPFVRGWIKMDKIAFANKRTDIIPNSQLPTPNRLVITGSRVMVFRDKKNNGNAEIIPMGTTFVLQGEDKNYWIVKFPEKDKEGQLQWIGAYIKKKADTHIGYLAYTKRNVINQAFKILGEGYGWGGRNGLRDCSSFIKDVFATMGIILPRHSSHQAASGQALLSLDEAAPPEDIKRALDSAVPGITLLGLSGHIMLYLGNINGSYYSLHQFFGYHDKDGFRTVNKAVVTNLELGKGSKMGPIKNRIKSVNLLVLAETNPVRSLSPKETNHLDKAITLSPGTSNGAN
- a CDS encoding peptidoglycan DD-metalloendopeptidase family protein; translated protein: MRQKALQFTVCCLLISVSFAAEPSKTKSEVVKKEKQLESLKRKIVEKKKGLEYNVKKEHTILEGLERLDKALSKKEEDMANIENSLMRLKEKTQDVDVHIIELARDKERLSGLMMQRLAAMYKMKKGGIVESLFSSNPVNDIGRRYKYISKIVEYDTDLLKEYKENQLLLQTEKERLNEFEKEMLSLKDEIKHKKSGVEEEKDKKRTLLKDIRKKKDLQFAAIREMEDASKELQSFLERFKNDITGDAANSHGVGFAAMQGRLPMPVNGKIVSMYGKVEHPKFHTITFNNGIEIEARLGTEVRSVYKGRVAYSGWFRGYGKVVIIDHGNGYYTLFARLSKIVRDVDSIVEKGDVIALVGDTGLVKEPHLYFEVRQKGMPLDPLNWLAYNTKQK
- a CDS encoding S41 family peptidase, translated to MFKKMRGKRLIALAGMAVVISIFLWGINHRVSAVSTKAYENIRIFTDAISIVQENYAEEVDPKNLIYGAVKGMLQGLDPHSSFMAPEEYKEMQVETKGSFGGIGIEIGIRDGILTVIAPIEDTPAFIAGIKAGDRIVKIEDKYTKDMSINDAVKLMRGPKGAKVAIWILREGLKDPQEFSIIRDIITIKSVKYKSLEEGFGYIRISQFQEKTANDMEDALNKLGSKEGKLKGLIVDMRNNPGGLLQQAVEVSNKFLDKGLIVYTKGRVPGQDMRFEARPGGAHPPYPIIALVNGGSASASEIVAGALQDHKRAVILGTQTFGKGSVQTIIPLNDGSAIRLTTSKYYTPSGRSIQAKGIEPDIVVGDVVTKNHIKEKDLERHLQAEGGEPVKPEKEKKIKMEEKAEKEKVEAEDVQLKRALDYLKSWYIFQGIVQKPS
- a CDS encoding divergent polysaccharide deacetylase family protein, translating into MAKTRKSKRGPLFLKALFIFGIALILFIIALMGFIIYSDYNPLPPQVAKIDKPPAPPVTVHIPKAKVAIVIDDMGQDIRQLRDILEIDAPISIAVLPFLPYSKDIATEAGSKGREVLLHLPMEPKDSNNNDPGKGAVFTDMTEAQVAEQVRRDIEAVPYITGVNNHMGSRFTEDERLMRIVLNIAKTKNLFFLDSKTTSKSTGYRLAKGMEVKAASRQVFLDNEEDINYIKDQILELVEIAKKRGSAIAIGHPHPSTIAALKEMIPLLNKDVDIVTVSSLIDSIKE
- a CDS encoding PfkB family carbohydrate kinase, which codes for MSILVVGSVAFDSVETPFGKADNVLGGSATYFSTSASYFSEVKLVAVVGEDFPDEHIDFLKNKGVDVNGLKRVQGKTFRWQGSYDYDLNEAHTLATHLNVFEKFKPEIPLAYQNTPYVFLANIDPVIQLDVLLQVEKPKFVACDTMNFWIEGKPQDLKRLLSKVDLFVLNEGEAREFAGEPNLVRAAKQILSYGPKTLIIKRGEYGALMFNGNSVFSAPAYPLESIFDPTGAGDSFAGGLMGYLANTDDTSEANIRQAIIFGSVMASFNVEDFSLNRMKTLTLKEIHDRYREFKQLTHFEDI
- a CDS encoding C39 family peptidase produces the protein MTKTTSKNHRGMAIAISFFLLYGCAPYTGIIKENTRQRSAEFTPKPDFYINNVPFFPQKRYYCGPASLASVMNFYGVSVSEEEIAKEVYNPKLSGALSMDILIYAKAKGFDAFYYKRSLEDIKKDISMGRPVILFLDLGYFFYPIRHYIVATGYNDEMGYLIAHSGMEKDKIFSYKEIQSAWEKTGFGTILVLPKGK
- a CDS encoding tetratricopeptide repeat protein: MRRGYGRWAIGYGFTIAHCLLPIACFILWGCAGHQIIITKDPLKAEEHIKLAQVYETKGEIELAVEEYKKILEEDKTNPMAYFGLGNISYKKGKYTDAENYYKKAIATADADDPRNAMFYNNLSWIYIDTNKELKQAETLTQKAMLLDDEGGRIYLDTLGVIYTKLKEYAKAEEALLSALKNAPDDKTALRHINMHLFELYRTQGANDKMREIAERLKGLDK
- the pyrF gene encoding orotidine-5'-phosphate decarboxylase, with product MIIKPKDRLIFALDVPSLQEVKKWVRLLKGYAGVFKVGKELFTACGPKVIDTIHQSNGEVFLDLKFHDIPNTVAKAGAVAARLGVKMFNVHTLGGLDMMKAVRKAVDTACKKDNRPIILGVTILTSMNEKAMKEVGIQGPVKKRVLYLAGLAKKAGLDGVVASPLEAKDIKRRFGKDFIIVTPGIRMPDSKPDDQNRTMTPKQAIAAGADYIVVGRPIKEAKKPVEAARRILEEMRYNEAKI
- a CDS encoding transcriptional regulator — protein: MKQKSKRFEASTKKLHRLIAILRMLDSRERCTLKKLAEKFCISTRTIERDIEDLNSAGFSIIFVKEENTYKFTDSDYTLRDLDLNKDELAFMLIGRQFAHNLGKPFEKACQSLLKKAHKDTGIKTRERIKGVEEKPHFWVGMDQMEEFETVEKQYNAINEAMDRKQEVEILYKAMKNQEETRRNIAPYVLFFHEGLWYVIGYCHLRNEIRFLALDCIKEIKITNDSYTIPDDFDINEYFKPGWRMRRYGAPVEVVLKFSERYARWIKRRKWHPTRVIEEQKDGSIIFKVKVEGTVELKWWIYHWIPHVEVLSPPELKQEMIEEMRGMLEVYEKNA
- a CDS encoding DUF433 domain-containing protein codes for the protein MPTIQKSLRMPEEIIKEIEDLSRDSAMDFTAAVNELLEEALKMHRCPGVVFTEGTSGKRARIAGAGIEVWEVVAAYKSVGEDFKRLKKTYHWLTDQQLKTAIGYYRLYPEEIDAIVSENEGLTQKEIQRKYPFLSAGKQ
- a CDS encoding DUF5615 family PIN-like protein, with amino-acid sequence MKYYLDEDLSPNIAEILKKQGIDAVSVHEIEMTGASDLEQLEYAASKKRCMVTRNRNDFIRLTVQFFNENRPHFGVLIVPYSYPGDRLSSIADALKRYALNHKDGMSSYGIDFI